One region of Natronobacterium texcoconense genomic DNA includes:
- a CDS encoding ABC transporter permease has translation MATARERVFRWPALDLADFRWLLGLIVPSILVVVWHVLVTVGVFSPHQLPEPLSVATTLYGMAVAGELGGHVAITLQRVALGILLGVSVGIVFGAVTGLYGLAHDLLDPLFQSTKNIPSLAWVPLFLLWFGIGEGAKVTLIALGAFFPVYLNFSTGIREVDRDLLEVVEVYDVGRLESLRRVVVPAALPSLLVGIRGGVGLAWMFVVAAELIAASQGIGFLLSDGRVMSRPDVIIGSILLFAFFGNLSDLAVKEVQRRVVDW, from the coding sequence ATGGCGACGGCTCGCGAGAGGGTGTTTCGCTGGCCTGCACTCGATCTGGCCGATTTCCGCTGGCTGCTCGGGCTGATCGTGCCGTCGATTCTGGTCGTCGTCTGGCACGTACTCGTCACCGTCGGCGTCTTCTCGCCACACCAGCTTCCGGAACCGCTGTCGGTCGCGACGACGCTGTACGGGATGGCCGTCGCCGGCGAACTGGGCGGTCACGTCGCGATCACGCTCCAGCGCGTCGCGCTCGGCATCCTCCTCGGGGTGAGCGTCGGCATTGTCTTCGGTGCGGTAACGGGTCTGTACGGTCTCGCTCACGATCTGCTCGATCCGCTGTTCCAGAGCACGAAGAACATCCCGTCGCTGGCGTGGGTGCCCCTCTTCCTGCTGTGGTTCGGCATCGGCGAGGGAGCGAAAGTGACTCTCATCGCGCTCGGCGCCTTCTTCCCCGTCTACCTCAACTTCTCGACTGGGATACGGGAGGTCGACCGGGACCTGCTCGAGGTCGTCGAGGTGTACGACGTCGGCCGACTCGAGTCGCTGCGCCGGGTGGTCGTCCCCGCTGCGTTGCCGAGCCTGCTCGTCGGGATCCGCGGCGGCGTTGGCCTGGCGTGGATGTTCGTCGTCGCCGCTGAGCTCATTGCGGCCAGCCAGGGGATCGGCTTCCTGCTTTCCGACGGCCGGGTGATGTCGCGGCCGGACGTCATCATCGGTTCGATCCTGCTGTTTGCGTTCTTCGGGAACCTGTCCGATCTCGCCGTCAAGGAGGTGCAACGCCGTGTCGTCGACTGGTGA
- a CDS encoding NAD-dependent epimerase/dehydratase family protein, with product MGTPSIRDRTILVTGGAGFIGSHLVEALAPHNEVRVLDDFSSGNREYLPETVDVYEGDVRDPMLLQRAARGVDLIFHQAAVVSVTESVDAPRQSNRTNVDAGLLVLEQARQEDARVVVASSAAIYGHPDELPVSETTATEPASPYGIQKLALDQYARRYEELYDLPTVALRYFNVYGPRQQGPYSGVISAFLEQARADEPITVEGDGEQTRDFVHVADVVRANLAAATTDAVGEAYNVGTGERTSILELAETIQSATGSSSPIVHQEPRPGDVRHSGADVSKARRDLAFEPQVSLESGIRSLVAEGERLPTDAAAIAMDL from the coding sequence ATGGGAACGCCATCGATCCGCGACAGGACGATACTCGTAACCGGCGGTGCAGGCTTCATCGGCAGCCACCTCGTTGAGGCCCTGGCACCACACAACGAGGTCCGGGTACTCGACGACTTCTCGAGCGGAAACCGGGAGTACCTCCCCGAGACCGTCGACGTCTACGAGGGCGACGTTCGCGACCCGATGCTCCTCCAGCGGGCCGCACGCGGCGTCGACCTGATCTTTCATCAGGCCGCGGTCGTCTCCGTCACCGAGAGCGTCGATGCCCCGCGACAGAGCAACCGGACGAACGTCGACGCCGGACTGCTCGTCCTCGAGCAGGCACGCCAGGAAGACGCTCGCGTCGTCGTCGCCTCGAGCGCAGCGATCTACGGTCACCCCGACGAACTCCCGGTATCGGAAACGACAGCCACGGAACCGGCCTCGCCGTACGGCATCCAGAAACTCGCACTCGACCAGTACGCCCGCCGGTACGAGGAACTGTACGACCTGCCGACCGTCGCACTGCGGTACTTCAACGTCTACGGGCCGCGCCAGCAGGGACCGTACAGCGGCGTTATCTCGGCGTTTCTCGAGCAGGCCCGCGCGGACGAACCGATCACGGTCGAAGGTGACGGAGAGCAGACCCGGGACTTCGTGCACGTCGCCGACGTCGTCCGGGCGAACCTGGCCGCGGCGACGACCGACGCGGTCGGCGAGGCCTACAACGTCGGGACGGGCGAGCGCACGTCGATCCTCGAACTCGCCGAGACGATCCAGTCGGCGACGGGGTCGTCCTCGCCGATCGTTCACCAGGAGCCACGACCCGGCGACGTTCGCCACAGCGGTGCCGACGTCTCGAAGGCACGTCGCGACCTCGCGTTCGAGCCACAGGTGAGCCTCGAGTCGGGGATTCGCTCGCTCGTCGCGGAGGGTGAACGGTTGCCGACGGATGCGGCGGCTATCGCGATGGACCTCTAA
- a CDS encoding DUF7344 domain-containing protein, translated as MSVQTNRSSSLAESEVFHILGNDRRRAIVQLLAEESGQVDVSDVANEIAATESETDTDASSVPNNLYKSVYVSLQQTHLPQLEEDDVIEYDADTKTIYPGPNFEDVLTYVDGHDDGAPEILQFHFVACVLGLAVIALAGFDVPILSSVDPVLWSVLVLLVIGASSLYRILE; from the coding sequence ATGTCCGTTCAGACGAATCGATCCAGTTCGCTGGCGGAAAGCGAGGTTTTCCACATCCTCGGCAACGATAGACGACGTGCGATCGTACAGTTACTCGCTGAGGAGTCCGGACAGGTCGACGTCTCCGACGTCGCAAACGAGATCGCGGCGACGGAGTCGGAGACCGATACGGACGCCTCGTCAGTTCCGAACAACCTCTACAAGAGCGTCTACGTCTCCCTCCAGCAGACGCATCTCCCCCAGCTCGAGGAAGACGACGTGATCGAGTATGACGCCGACACGAAGACGATCTATCCTGGGCCGAACTTCGAGGACGTCCTCACGTACGTCGACGGACACGACGACGGTGCCCCGGAAATTCTGCAGTTTCACTTCGTCGCCTGTGTCCTCGGACTCGCCGTGATCGCGCTTGCGGGGTTCGACGTCCCGATCCTCTCGTCGGTGGACCCGGTGCTGTGGAGCGTCCTCGTGTTGCTCGTCATCGGCGCGAGCAGCCTGTACCGGATCCTCGAGTGA
- a CDS encoding helix-turn-helix transcriptional regulator: MSTYFRHSCSVSALTLSTSDGTIAGLDSSIITAPGRDSLLQLGGAPHLAALVGVIGLVLLGGILAIRNRFRGRRSLGSEPETAPDEYMTDRETVRQLIRENGGRMKQSRIVDSVDWSKAKVSRLLTELEEEGQITKLRLGRENLVCLPGNEPTASKPPEQPQNEQ; the protein is encoded by the coding sequence ATGAGTACTTACTTCCGACATTCGTGCAGTGTCAGCGCGCTCACTCTTTCGACGAGCGACGGGACGATCGCTGGACTCGACTCCAGCATCATCACGGCGCCAGGGCGAGACTCGTTGCTCCAGCTCGGGGGCGCCCCCCATCTCGCGGCGCTAGTTGGCGTTATCGGGCTGGTGTTACTCGGCGGAATTCTCGCGATTCGAAACCGGTTCCGGGGTCGACGGTCGCTCGGCTCCGAACCGGAAACGGCGCCCGACGAATACATGACGGACCGGGAGACGGTTCGCCAACTCATCCGCGAGAACGGCGGACGAATGAAACAGTCCCGGATCGTCGACTCGGTCGACTGGTCGAAAGCGAAAGTAAGTCGATTGCTCACCGAACTCGAGGAGGAAGGCCAGATCACGAAACTACGCCTCGGACGGGAGAATCTCGTCTGTCTGCCGGGAAACGAGCCGACGGCCTCGAAACCGCCGGAACAGCCACAGAACGAACAGTGA
- a CDS encoding substrate-binding domain-containing protein → MNRRTFLQTTGGVAAGTLVAGCIGSSGRTVTVDYAYYNPVSLVIREHGWLEEAFADADAEVEWVLSLGSNEANEYSQSGEADVASTAGIAALMARSNGVPIRTPYIYSEPEWTALVTNSDSDIEDVADLEDKSVAATRGTDPYFFLLQALEDAGLTEDDVEVVHLQHPEGQTALVQDDVDAWAGLDPHMAELELEHDVDLFFREPGYNTYGFLNVLESFLEDHPDDLQRVLETYERGRQWALENPDETAGILASESEMSEPVAERVFVDRNDLGQPRPGDEHRSLLEDLAPILTGEGMVADDADPAGSIDELIDSETATTVID, encoded by the coding sequence ATGAACCGTCGAACGTTCCTCCAGACGACTGGCGGCGTCGCTGCTGGAACACTGGTAGCCGGTTGCATCGGCTCGAGCGGACGAACCGTCACCGTCGATTACGCCTACTACAACCCGGTCAGTCTCGTGATACGCGAACACGGCTGGCTCGAGGAGGCGTTCGCGGACGCCGACGCCGAGGTCGAGTGGGTGTTGAGCCTCGGGAGCAACGAGGCCAACGAGTACTCCCAGAGCGGCGAAGCGGACGTGGCCTCGACCGCCGGCATCGCGGCGCTGATGGCACGATCGAACGGCGTTCCGATCCGCACGCCGTACATCTACTCGGAACCGGAGTGGACTGCACTCGTCACGAACTCCGACTCCGATATCGAGGACGTCGCCGACCTCGAGGACAAATCCGTCGCCGCCACTCGGGGAACCGACCCGTACTTCTTCCTGTTACAGGCGCTCGAGGACGCGGGACTCACCGAGGACGACGTCGAGGTCGTCCACCTCCAGCACCCCGAGGGACAGACCGCGCTGGTTCAGGACGACGTCGACGCCTGGGCGGGGCTCGATCCACACATGGCCGAACTCGAACTCGAGCACGACGTCGACCTGTTCTTCCGCGAACCGGGGTACAACACCTACGGCTTCCTCAACGTCCTCGAATCGTTCCTCGAGGACCACCCGGACGACCTCCAGCGCGTCCTCGAGACCTACGAACGGGGCCGACAGTGGGCGCTCGAGAACCCCGACGAGACCGCCGGCATTCTTGCGTCCGAGTCCGAGATGTCCGAACCGGTCGCGGAACGGGTCTTCGTCGACCGGAACGACCTCGGCCAGCCACGTCCCGGTGACGAACACCGGTCGCTGCTCGAGGATCTCGCGCCGATTCTCACGGGCGAGGGGATGGTAGCCGACGACGCCGATCCAGCCGGGAGTATAGACGAACTGATAGACTCCGAGACTGCGACGACGGTGATCGACTGA
- the allB gene encoding allantoinase AllB, with protein MTVDLVVRNCTVVTPAGRTPDAGVAVEDGEIVAVGRSDRLPDADRVVDAEGNILVPGIVDCHIHNREPGLEYKEDWESATRAAAAGGVTTVVGMPNTDPVIDRPEHLELKFERGEASAHVDFQSYVVVTSENVDLIPDLDEAGALGYKIFLGSTVGDVPPPTDGEILEAMERIRETGKRLGFHEENGEIIDYYTEKFQAEGRNDPIDHSHSRPVIAEQEAVERMITFAEETGVKIHMFHVSSGSAAEAVAHGKDQGVDVTAETCPHYLWFTEEVMREKGNPARIQPPIRDADEHERLWEVGIDDGVIDCIATDHAPHTPEEKKVDDPFGNTWDATSGFVGLETEIPVMLSFVNEGRLTLEEWVRRHSARPAQVWGMYPEKGSLQVGTDADFTIVDPEREWTLEDSSELHSKNCVTPFVGESFTGKAVTTVVRGEVVYEDGDVVGESGYGTRVRT; from the coding sequence ATGACCGTGGATCTCGTCGTACGCAACTGTACCGTCGTCACTCCCGCGGGTCGAACGCCCGACGCGGGCGTCGCCGTCGAGGACGGGGAGATCGTCGCCGTCGGCCGGAGCGACCGCCTCCCCGACGCCGACCGCGTCGTCGACGCCGAGGGGAACATCCTCGTCCCGGGGATCGTCGACTGTCACATCCACAACCGCGAACCCGGCCTCGAGTACAAGGAAGACTGGGAGTCCGCGACCCGCGCTGCGGCCGCTGGAGGCGTGACGACAGTCGTCGGGATGCCCAACACCGATCCTGTCATCGACCGGCCCGAACACCTCGAGTTGAAGTTCGAACGCGGCGAGGCCTCGGCCCACGTCGACTTCCAGAGTTACGTCGTCGTCACCTCCGAAAACGTCGATCTGATCCCCGACCTCGACGAGGCCGGCGCGCTCGGCTACAAGATCTTCCTCGGATCGACCGTCGGTGACGTCCCGCCGCCGACCGACGGCGAGATCCTCGAGGCGATGGAACGCATTCGGGAGACGGGCAAGCGACTCGGCTTCCACGAGGAGAACGGCGAGATCATCGATTACTACACCGAGAAGTTCCAGGCCGAGGGGAGAAACGACCCGATCGATCACTCTCACTCCCGGCCCGTGATCGCAGAACAGGAGGCCGTCGAACGAATGATCACGTTCGCCGAGGAGACCGGCGTGAAGATCCACATGTTCCACGTCTCGTCAGGGTCGGCTGCGGAAGCGGTCGCCCACGGAAAGGACCAGGGTGTGGACGTGACCGCCGAAACCTGTCCACACTACCTCTGGTTCACCGAGGAAGTCATGCGCGAGAAGGGGAACCCGGCACGGATCCAGCCGCCGATCCGTGACGCCGACGAACACGAGCGACTCTGGGAGGTCGGCATCGACGACGGTGTTATCGACTGTATCGCCACGGATCACGCACCTCACACTCCCGAGGAGAAGAAAGTCGACGACCCGTTCGGCAACACCTGGGACGCGACCTCTGGATTCGTCGGTCTCGAGACCGAGATTCCTGTCATGCTGTCGTTCGTGAACGAGGGTCGACTCACCCTCGAGGAGTGGGTCCGTCGCCACTCCGCTCGCCCGGCCCAGGTCTGGGGCATGTACCCGGAGAAGGGGTCGCTCCAGGTCGGTACCGACGCCGACTTCACGATCGTGGATCCGGAACGGGAGTGGACGCTCGAGGACAGTTCGGAACTGCACTCGAAAAACTGCGTGACGCCGTTCGTCGGCGAGTCCTTCACTGGCAAGGCCGTCACGACCGTGGTTCGTGGTGAGGTGGTGTACGAGGACGGAGACGTAGTCGGTGAGAGCGGGTACGGGACTCGAGTTCGAACGTAA
- a CDS encoding DUF7563 family protein codes for MESSTAGARCRNCGTHVTQQFARVFGDNGDVVHGCPGCTTYREMQSGGHLPTESE; via the coding sequence ATGGAATCGTCGACGGCGGGCGCCCGCTGTCGAAACTGCGGAACCCACGTCACCCAGCAGTTCGCTCGCGTCTTCGGTGACAACGGCGACGTCGTTCACGGCTGTCCGGGGTGTACGACGTATCGAGAGATGCAATCCGGCGGCCATCTCCCGACCGAATCGGAGTGA
- a CDS encoding ABC transporter ATP-binding protein, with translation MSSTGEHDGRESVGHPDVPALEISGLRKAYGETVALTDVDLTVDHGEFVTVVGPSGCGKSTLLRVLTGLEESFEGCAEVSGTDVREGGSDDVGMVFQEPRLLPWATVRENVAVGLEGADDRRVDELVSQVGLDGFEDARPGELSGGMAQRVALARGLAYEPELLLLDEPFSALDALTKYEQQDFLLEVRKRLEPTIVLVTHDVEEAAYLADRVVVLDAQPGSVERVIDVDVPRPRERTDEGLVPVREEITDALGV, from the coding sequence GTGTCGTCGACTGGTGAGCACGACGGGCGCGAGTCCGTCGGTCATCCCGACGTTCCTGCGCTGGAAATCTCGGGACTGCGAAAGGCCTACGGGGAGACCGTCGCGCTGACCGACGTCGACCTCACCGTCGACCACGGCGAGTTCGTCACCGTCGTCGGCCCCTCCGGCTGTGGCAAGAGCACGCTGTTGCGCGTGCTCACCGGCCTCGAGGAGTCGTTCGAGGGCTGTGCCGAAGTCAGCGGAACCGACGTCCGTGAGGGTGGCAGCGACGACGTCGGGATGGTGTTTCAGGAACCGCGACTGCTCCCCTGGGCAACCGTCCGAGAGAACGTCGCCGTCGGTCTCGAGGGCGCGGACGACCGTCGCGTCGACGAGCTCGTCTCACAGGTCGGCCTCGACGGGTTCGAGGACGCACGACCCGGCGAACTCTCCGGCGGGATGGCCCAGCGGGTCGCGCTCGCGCGCGGTCTCGCCTACGAACCCGAACTGCTGCTGCTCGACGAGCCCTTCTCCGCGCTCGACGCGCTGACGAAGTACGAACAGCAGGACTTCCTGCTCGAGGTCCGGAAGCGTCTCGAGCCGACGATCGTCCTCGTTACCCACGACGTCGAAGAAGCAGCGTATCTCGCGGATCGCGTGGTCGTCCTCGACGCCCAGCCTGGCTCCGTCGAGCGCGTGATCGACGTCGACGTCCCCCGTCCGCGCGAGCGGACCGACGAAGGGCTCGTTCCTGTACGCGAGGAGATTACTGACGCGCTGGGCGTCTGA
- a CDS encoding RNA-guided endonuclease InsQ/TnpB family protein, with translation MGELTKTLELKLVDPNAHKRQKLRETRDAYQQALQEAFAAGCDTQSATNDVVIEYDLSGYAKNALKKYVPQLHNSYDADELHDDHPVRFTNEGLQLDHQPQNALEWYVKIPHHEDYHLWIPAHANPEHREWLEALYADDAEIGESRLFERDGTWYLHVTVTRNVEDQSEASANERTPPDSSESGEPCLAGLDRTPIGVDIGEASLVTVCHRDENGSPVRPQLWADDGKTVRRLRKTYFTATKRLQKRGSERIADSFGDALWDQIGDVFHRVTHEVVEYAESVENPVLVLEDLTYIRENIDYGEYMNRRLHGWGFAKLHAQIRYKAAERGIPVETVDPRNTSKACHACGEHGSRPRQATFKCLNDDCWVGEYQADVNGAINIADRYRSGESHRRSDREDDSRQKAGADDSATDGDSLTGPQDSHADAETQQVTCGTYAS, from the coding sequence ATGGGTGAGCTCACGAAGACACTTGAACTGAAGCTCGTGGACCCAAACGCCCACAAGCGACAGAAGCTTCGTGAGACACGGGACGCTTACCAGCAGGCGCTTCAGGAGGCGTTCGCCGCTGGCTGTGATACACAGTCAGCAACCAATGACGTGGTTATCGAGTACGACCTGAGCGGATACGCAAAAAACGCTCTCAAGAAGTACGTCCCGCAACTCCACAACAGCTACGACGCCGACGAGTTACATGACGATCACCCAGTGCGGTTCACCAACGAGGGACTGCAACTCGACCACCAACCACAGAACGCGCTCGAGTGGTACGTCAAAATCCCGCACCACGAGGATTACCACCTCTGGATTCCGGCACACGCCAATCCCGAACATCGCGAGTGGCTCGAAGCGTTGTACGCAGACGACGCCGAGATAGGTGAAAGTCGGCTCTTCGAGCGAGACGGAACGTGGTATCTTCATGTTACCGTCACTCGCAACGTGGAGGACCAATCTGAGGCGTCCGCCAACGAGCGGACGCCGCCAGACTCCTCGGAGTCTGGCGAGCCCTGTCTCGCTGGGCTCGACAGGACGCCGATCGGCGTGGACATTGGAGAAGCGAGTCTCGTCACGGTGTGTCACCGCGACGAGAACGGGTCTCCTGTTCGCCCCCAATTGTGGGCTGACGACGGTAAAACCGTTCGTCGGCTCCGCAAAACCTACTTCACCGCTACAAAACGTCTTCAGAAGCGTGGCAGTGAGCGAATTGCAGACTCGTTCGGTGACGCGCTGTGGGACCAGATCGGCGACGTGTTCCACCGTGTGACCCACGAGGTCGTCGAGTACGCCGAATCAGTCGAGAATCCAGTGTTGGTGCTGGAAGACTTGACGTACATCCGCGAGAACATAGACTACGGTGAGTACATGAACCGGCGGTTACACGGCTGGGGGTTTGCCAAACTCCACGCACAGATCCGGTACAAAGCCGCCGAGAGGGGGATTCCCGTTGAGACAGTGGATCCCCGAAACACGTCGAAGGCGTGCCACGCCTGCGGTGAACACGGCTCCCGGCCACGACAGGCGACGTTCAAATGCTTGAACGACGACTGCTGGGTCGGTGAGTACCAAGCCGATGTGAACGGGGCGATAAACATTGCGGACCGCTACCGTAGTGGAGAGAGTCACCGCCGAAGCGACCGGGAAGACGATTCTCGGCAGAAGGCCGGTGCCGATGACTCGGCTACGGATGGGGACTCTTTGACCGGGCCACAAGACAGCCACGCAGATGCTGAAACCCAGCAGGTGACGTGTGGAACGTATGCGTCTTGA
- a CDS encoding PadR family transcriptional regulator has translation MHDLTGFQRDLLYVIAGADRPSGQTVKDEVEKYYSSEINHGRLYPNLDTLVNKELVEKGQLDRRTNYYAITEAGRQRIDERREWEEQYVDF, from the coding sequence ATGCACGATCTGACCGGCTTCCAGCGAGATTTACTGTACGTGATCGCAGGGGCGGATCGGCCGTCGGGACAGACCGTCAAAGACGAAGTCGAGAAGTACTACAGTTCGGAGATCAATCACGGGCGTCTGTACCCGAATCTCGACACGCTCGTCAACAAGGAGCTGGTCGAGAAGGGGCAACTCGACAGGCGGACGAACTACTACGCGATTACGGAAGCCGGCCGCCAGCGGATCGACGAGCGACGCGAGTGGGAGGAACAGTACGTCGATTTCTGA
- a CDS encoding DUF7282 domain-containing protein — MSARTKVLVLLTVLMMVCSSGAMVAGAATASATVDEQDTDVGEENDTDATAQDEEIDTEDIELEPDDDVDEQAAFVTFEDQETEGDTVVVDEVTVEDGGFVAIHDSTLYIGELFDSIVGTSEYLEEGTHENVEVTLEEPLEDDETLIAMPHQDTNDNQEFDFVETEGQEDPPYLTADGEPVIDEAVITVVEPDEEPVDEDPVDEDPEKDPVDEDPEKDPVDEDPEKDPVDEDPEKDPVDEDPVDDPVEDDPIEEPIEIPIEIPIEIPIEIPTDDTIEPIEIPIEIPIEIPTEEIPEAPVDEDPVEEPVEEDPVDPIEDDPVEDPVDEDPVEDPVEDDPIDEDIDEMAINIVIEQATVVAVLEDGDEMPVDDGELPVENETDLENEDELENDLDDEPADGVEVIELTDQRLEVSLDQVNVVHLGDGDLAQMDDDELEPVEDEEAEPVENDEDELEDEPEDIDEQVDDERDVTIDEATAFVVFEDLQPTDDGEISVGQATAFVILDGLDDALEEPVEEEPDELEDDEEIDDEDGVDEEDDEIGDVDNEDDAEEIDDNETVDDENDIDDDETVEEPTLSVTVEQATVFVLTEGLDVPMDDDGLEDEELEDEDVDDAPVNDVDEDQIEDALQISIEQATVFVLVDAPDAPVDEPEEPEEPIDDPDEPIDDDDDTEADEPVAAIGVAS, encoded by the coding sequence ATGAGCGCACGCACCAAGGTACTCGTACTACTCACCGTATTGATGATGGTCTGCTCGAGCGGGGCGATGGTTGCAGGCGCTGCTACAGCGTCGGCAACCGTCGACGAGCAGGATACCGACGTCGGTGAGGAGAACGACACGGACGCAACGGCACAGGACGAGGAAATCGATACCGAAGATATCGAACTCGAACCGGACGATGACGTCGACGAGCAAGCCGCCTTCGTAACGTTCGAAGATCAGGAGACCGAGGGCGACACTGTCGTCGTCGACGAGGTCACCGTCGAAGATGGTGGCTTCGTGGCGATCCACGACAGCACGCTCTACATCGGTGAACTCTTCGACAGCATCGTCGGCACCTCGGAGTACCTCGAGGAAGGAACGCACGAGAACGTCGAAGTGACGCTCGAGGAACCACTCGAGGACGACGAGACGCTGATCGCGATGCCGCATCAGGATACGAACGACAACCAGGAGTTCGACTTCGTCGAGACCGAGGGCCAGGAGGATCCGCCGTACCTGACGGCTGACGGGGAGCCTGTAATCGACGAGGCTGTCATCACTGTCGTCGAACCTGACGAAGAGCCGGTAGACGAGGATCCGGTCGATGAAGACCCAGAGAAGGATCCGGTGGATGAAGACCCAGAGAAGGATCCGGTCGATGAAGACCCAGAGAAGGATCCAGTTGATGAAGACCCAGAGAAGGACCCAGTCGACGAGGATCCGGTTGACGATCCCGTCGAGGATGACCCCATCGAGGAGCCGATAGAAATCCCGATCGAGATCCCAATCGAGATTCCGATCGAGATCCCGACCGACGATACGATCGAACCGATTGAAATCCCGATCGAGATCCCAATCGAGATCCCGACCGAGGAGATCCCGGAGGCTCCAGTTGACGAGGACCCTGTAGAGGAACCAGTTGAGGAAGATCCCGTCGATCCGATCGAAGACGACCCCGTCGAGGATCCGGTTGACGAGGATCCCGTCGAAGACCCGGTTGAAGACGATCCCATCGACGAAGATATAGACGAGATGGCGATCAACATCGTCATCGAACAGGCGACCGTCGTCGCTGTCCTCGAGGACGGTGACGAGATGCCGGTCGATGACGGCGAGCTACCGGTTGAGAACGAAACCGATCTCGAGAACGAGGACGAACTCGAGAACGACCTCGACGACGAGCCTGCTGACGGTGTCGAAGTGATCGAACTCACTGACCAGCGACTCGAGGTGTCGCTCGATCAGGTAAACGTCGTCCACCTCGGTGACGGGGACCTGGCCCAGATGGATGACGATGAGCTGGAGCCAGTCGAAGACGAGGAAGCAGAACCGGTCGAAAACGATGAGGACGAACTCGAGGACGAACCCGAAGATATCGACGAGCAGGTCGATGACGAACGTGACGTCACCATAGACGAGGCAACCGCCTTCGTCGTTTTCGAGGACCTTCAGCCGACTGACGACGGTGAGATCTCTGTCGGTCAGGCGACCGCCTTCGTGATCCTCGATGGTCTCGACGACGCTCTCGAAGAGCCCGTCGAGGAAGAGCCGGACGAACTCGAGGACGACGAGGAGATAGATGACGAAGACGGTGTCGACGAGGAAGACGACGAGATCGGGGACGTAGATAACGAAGACGACGCCGAGGAAATCGACGATAACGAAACTGTCGACGACGAAAACGATATCGACGATGACGAAACTGTCGAAGAACCGACCCTCAGCGTGACCGTCGAACAGGCGACTGTCTTCGTCCTGACTGAGGGCCTTGACGTCCCGATGGACGATGACGGACTCGAAGACGAAGAACTCGAGGACGAGGACGTCGATGACGCGCCCGTGAACGACGTCGACGAAGACCAGATCGAAGACGCCCTGCAGATCAGTATCGAGCAGGCGACCGTCTTCGTTCTCGTCGATGCGCCGGACGCACCGGTCGACGAACCGGAGGAACCCGAAGAGCCGATCGACGACCCTGACGAACCGATCGACGATGACGACGACACCGAAGCGGACGAACCTGTCGCGGCAATCGGAGTCGCCAGCTAA
- a CDS encoding winged helix-turn-helix domain-containing protein, whose protein sequence is MATRASNTRSESTADAAAQLDVLGDECARTIVVATSEGPKTAKELTDRTDSSSATVYRRINNLLESGFLAECVRFEDDGSHTTAYEAMVDRLEIEIGADGIEVTPRSTDE, encoded by the coding sequence ATGGCAACACGAGCGAGTAACACACGATCGGAGTCGACCGCCGACGCTGCGGCGCAACTGGACGTCCTCGGCGACGAATGTGCACGAACGATCGTCGTCGCAACCAGCGAAGGCCCCAAGACGGCAAAAGAGTTAACGGACCGAACGGATAGTTCGTCGGCGACTGTCTATCGACGGATCAACAATCTCCTCGAGAGTGGCTTCCTGGCGGAGTGTGTCCGGTTCGAGGACGACGGCTCACACACGACGGCCTACGAAGCGATGGTCGACCGACTCGAGATCGAAATCGGAGCGGACGGGATCGAGGTTACGCCCAGAAGTACTGACGAGTAG